The uncultured Methanomethylovorans sp. genome contains a region encoding:
- the thiC gene encoding phosphomethylpyrimidine synthase ThiC, producing the protein MTIVTDAKNGKITEEMKIVAQNEGKDPEFIRRGIAAGRIVIPMTPYRNVKLCGIGEGLRTKVNASIGASSDIVDPDAEVAKAKAAEAAGADTLMELGTGGDFLKMRKLVCDAISLSVGSVPLYQAFITAAKRDGSIVHMTEDDLWYATEEQAKLGTNFMAIHTGINQIVLDRLKAHGRYGGLCSRGGAFMSTWMLHNQKENPLYADFDYLCEILKEHEVTLSTGNGMRAGAVHDATDRAQVQELIINSECAQKAHDKYDLQVIVEGPGHVPLDQVEMNVKLMKAMSDGKPFYMLGPLVSDIGAGRDHIVTAIGAATSAAAGCDFLCYVTPAEHLALPNLQDVIEGVKTSKIAAHVGDMVKYKESRDIDLAMGRARAKLDWKQMYKLALDPELAKSIRDSRAPGDEDACTMCGDFCALKIVNQNYDLCK; encoded by the coding sequence ATGACAATAGTTACAGATGCAAAGAATGGTAAGATCACAGAAGAGATGAAGATCGTCGCTCAGAACGAAGGCAAAGACCCAGAGTTCATAAGGCGTGGAATTGCAGCCGGTAGGATTGTTATTCCGATGACTCCCTACAGAAACGTCAAGCTCTGTGGTATTGGTGAAGGTCTCAGAACCAAAGTCAATGCTTCAATTGGTGCTTCTTCAGATATTGTCGACCCAGATGCAGAAGTTGCAAAAGCAAAGGCAGCAGAAGCAGCAGGTGCAGACACTCTGATGGAACTAGGTACAGGCGGAGATTTCCTTAAAATGAGAAAACTTGTATGTGATGCAATTTCACTCTCCGTAGGTTCTGTGCCACTCTACCAGGCATTCATTACAGCAGCAAAGAGGGATGGTTCCATTGTCCACATGACAGAGGACGACCTCTGGTATGCAACCGAGGAACAGGCAAAACTCGGTACAAACTTCATGGCAATCCACACCGGTATCAACCAAATTGTCCTTGACAGGTTGAAGGCACACGGCAGATATGGTGGTCTCTGCTCCCGTGGCGGTGCATTCATGAGCACATGGATGCTCCACAACCAGAAGGAAAACCCACTTTACGCAGACTTTGATTACCTATGTGAGATCCTCAAGGAACATGAAGTCACACTGTCCACAGGTAACGGAATGCGCGCAGGTGCAGTCCACGATGCAACAGACAGGGCACAGGTCCAGGAACTCATCATCAACTCCGAATGTGCACAGAAAGCACATGACAAATACGACCTTCAGGTAATTGTAGAAGGTCCGGGTCACGTACCATTGGATCAGGTAGAAATGAACGTCAAGCTCATGAAAGCAATGAGCGATGGAAAGCCATTCTATATGCTCGGTCCTCTCGTATCTGACATCGGTGCAGGCCGAGACCATATAGTGACAGCAATCGGTGCAGCAACATCCGCAGCAGCTGGCTGTGACTTCCTCTGCTATGTAACACCTGCAGAACATCTTGCCCTTCCAAACCTCCAGGATGTCATTGAAGGTGTCAAGACCTCAAAAATCGCAGCTCACGTCGGTGATATGGTAAAGTACAAGGAAAGTCGTGACATTGATCTTGCAATGGGCAGGGCACGTGCAAAACTCGACTGGAAGCAGATGTACAAGCTGGCACTCGATCCGGAGCTTGCAAAGAGCATCAGGGACAGTAGAGCACCCGGCGATGAAGATGCATGTACCATGTGCGGTGACTTCTGCGCACTTAAGATTGTTAACCAGAACTACGACCTTTGTAAGTAA
- a CDS encoding class I SAM-dependent methyltransferase has protein sequence MNVRTEVVDFTDAKGDAKILDVATGTGKQAFAFGKRGYKVVGIDLSEHMLKVAARKNKYGNVGFILADAAKLPFMDQHFDVCSISFALHEMPLSMRKEVLQEIVRVTRIGGTIMIIDYSSSSEKRIGGY, from the coding sequence ATGAATGTCAGGACTGAAGTTGTAGATTTTACCGATGCAAAAGGAGATGCCAAAATACTTGATGTAGCCACAGGCACTGGAAAACAAGCTTTTGCATTCGGGAAAAGAGGTTATAAAGTTGTGGGAATTGATCTTTCGGAACACATGCTGAAAGTTGCTGCAAGGAAGAACAAGTATGGTAATGTAGGATTTATTCTTGCTGATGCTGCAAAGCTTCCATTTATGGACCAGCATTTCGATGTGTGCTCCATTTCATTTGCCTTGCATGAAATGCCCCTAAGTATGAGAAAAGAAGTTTTACAAGAGATTGTTAGGGTCACCAGGATTGGTGGTACTATAATGATCATAGATTATTCCTCTTCATCTGAAAAAAGAATAGGTGGGTATTGA
- a CDS encoding carboxymuconolactone decarboxylase family protein, translating to MNKEIQQAKDVKGFGPRSVAYATQIDEEFGEALAGYYKAVWKERENGLTMKQKHLLVFTIACSKLNIESALKILEKLRKFEASSQEIKDAMMIAAWTGGIQHFTDFSPKILKEMERLGF from the coding sequence ATGAATAAAGAGATACAACAAGCAAAGGATGTCAAAGGATTTGGACCAAGGTCTGTGGCCTATGCCACTCAGATAGATGAAGAATTTGGGGAAGCTCTTGCAGGATACTATAAAGCCGTGTGGAAGGAGCGAGAAAATGGACTTACAATGAAACAGAAACATCTTTTAGTCTTTACCATCGCATGTTCCAAACTCAACATAGAAAGTGCACTCAAAATTCTGGAGAAACTTAGAAAATTCGAGGCAAGTTCACAAGAGATTAAAGATGCCATGATGATAGCAGCCTGGACAGGTGGAATACAACATTTTACTGATTTCAGCCCAAAGATACTCAAAGAAATGGAAAGATTAGGTTTCTAA
- a CDS encoding WD40 repeat domain-containing protein: protein MESDYTRFHAHKGHVNNVTFLDAGKKALSSGMDGFMKLWSVPSWELIREFKGHTKSVNSISVSRSFNMIATGSSDCTIRLWSYPESLPLKVIIGHSNIVSSVCISPDGKLLASGSYDGTVRLWALPDGKEFMILEGSPDTISCVLFTPDGRKVLGGGIGGDIYVWSSSDGRLEQTLMGHNVALMSMVLTPDRKYLISAGYERKLRIWSLNELKEERSIELDGTGHFPLAVSSNGKTVAVGMDYDIVLYDFDSGKTVSNIPLMVKGVYSMAFSPNGRYLVAATADGRLNMWDLEK, encoded by the coding sequence ATGGAAAGCGATTACACCAGATTCCATGCTCATAAAGGTCATGTTAACAATGTAACTTTTCTGGATGCTGGAAAAAAAGCATTATCTTCTGGCATGGATGGATTCATGAAACTCTGGTCGGTGCCTTCTTGGGAATTGATAAGAGAGTTTAAAGGCCATACTAAAAGTGTGAACAGTATTTCAGTTTCCCGTAGTTTCAATATGATAGCTACAGGCTCATCTGATTGTACTATTAGGCTTTGGTCTTATCCTGAAAGTCTTCCTTTGAAAGTTATTATAGGACATAGCAATATTGTCTCATCTGTATGCATTTCACCAGATGGGAAATTGCTTGCTTCAGGTTCTTATGATGGAACTGTACGTTTATGGGCATTGCCAGATGGTAAAGAATTTATGATTTTAGAAGGAAGTCCAGACACTATTTCATGTGTTCTTTTTACTCCCGATGGCAGAAAAGTTCTAGGAGGGGGTATTGGTGGTGATATATATGTCTGGTCATCGTCTGATGGTAGACTTGAACAGACACTGATGGGCCATAATGTTGCCCTTATGTCCATGGTACTGACACCCGACAGAAAGTACCTCATTAGTGCCGGATATGAGCGAAAGTTGCGCATCTGGTCACTGAACGAGCTTAAAGAAGAGCGTTCTATAGAACTTGATGGTACAGGTCATTTTCCTCTTGCAGTTTCTTCCAATGGAAAAACAGTTGCAGTGGGCATGGATTATGATATTGTCCTGTATGATTTTGATTCGGGAAAAACTGTATCAAACATTCCTCTTATGGTTAAAGGCGTATACAGTATGGCTTTCTCGCCCAACGGGCGTTATCTTGTTGCTGCAACAGCAGATGGCAGGCTGAACATGTGGGACTTGGAAAAATGA
- the twy1 gene encoding 4-demethylwyosine synthase TYW1, with amino-acid sequence MSSQEYNLPDFTDLSSLLKKQGYSLAGNHSAVKTCLWLRRAMRDEGQCYKASFYGIKSHRCLQMTPTLMCNQRCLHCWRPVEVDAPAPLEWDSPSEIVGSCIKSQRKLISGFGDSDHRELWLEGNEPKHVAISLSGEPTMYPYLAKLVEEFKNQGLTTFVVSNGTNPEMMRRINPSQLYMSLDAPDEETYNKVCRPKSVQLWNKLNTSLEVLKNKDTRTVIRITLIKGVNMFQPQGYAELIKKADPDYVEVKAYMHLGFSRNRLPREAMPSHEEVLDFSRQIADHLGYAVADDVEISRVVLLSRDGLISHLE; translated from the coding sequence ATGTCCTCTCAGGAATACAATTTACCAGATTTTACAGATCTTTCTTCTCTTCTCAAAAAGCAAGGTTATAGTCTTGCAGGGAATCACTCAGCTGTCAAGACATGTCTATGGCTTCGTAGGGCGATGAGAGATGAAGGCCAGTGTTATAAAGCTTCTTTTTACGGTATAAAATCACATAGATGTCTCCAGATGACTCCAACTCTCATGTGCAATCAGAGATGTTTGCATTGCTGGCGTCCGGTGGAGGTAGATGCGCCTGCGCCTTTGGAATGGGATTCTCCATCGGAAATAGTGGGGTCTTGTATAAAATCTCAGAGGAAGTTAATATCAGGTTTTGGTGATTCTGATCACAGGGAATTGTGGTTAGAAGGCAATGAGCCCAAGCATGTAGCCATATCTCTGTCAGGCGAACCTACAATGTATCCTTATCTTGCGAAACTGGTTGAAGAGTTCAAAAACCAGGGATTGACAACTTTTGTTGTCAGTAATGGTACTAACCCTGAAATGATGCGGCGTATAAATCCTTCTCAACTTTATATGAGCCTGGATGCCCCAGATGAAGAAACATATAACAAAGTATGTCGTCCCAAATCGGTTCAATTGTGGAACAAGCTGAATACCTCCCTTGAAGTCTTGAAGAACAAAGATACAAGGACAGTTATACGCATCACCCTGATAAAAGGAGTAAACATGTTCCAGCCACAGGGTTATGCTGAACTCATAAAGAAAGCTGATCCCGACTATGTGGAGGTAAAGGCTTACATGCATCTGGGTTTCTCAAGGAACCGTCTTCCTAGGGAAGCAATGCCATCACATGAGGAAGTCCTGGATTTTTCCCGACAAATAGCAGACCACTTGGGTTATGCGGTTGCTGACGATGTTGAGATCAGCAGAGTAGTATTGCTATCAAGAGACGGTTTAATCTCTCATCTTGAATAG
- a CDS encoding DUF123 domain-containing protein: MTEAVKEKSVYCLIFKNQQCKVRIGSLGDINFEAGYYIYVGSAQGTGGLKRLHRHVMLQEIKERRPSGMLII; the protein is encoded by the coding sequence ATGACCGAGGCAGTTAAAGAGAAGAGTGTATATTGTCTAATCTTCAAGAACCAACAGTGTAAGGTTAGGATTGGAAGTCTTGGAGATATCAATTTTGAGGCAGGATATTATATTTATGTGGGTTCTGCTCAGGGTACAGGCGGTCTAAAAAGGTTGCACAGACATGTAATGCTTCAAGAGATAAAAGAAAGAAGGCCAAGTGGCATGTTGATTATATAA
- the aglJ gene encoding S-layer glycoprotein N-glycosyltransferase AglJ, translating to MSEKDVCILIPTLNEGATIAQLIRDFRSEGFNNIVVIDGNSTDKTKELAKAEGAQVIVQKGEGKGQAVQEAFERVDNEYLVMLDGDGTYLASDVHVMLAPLFEGRAEHVIGNRLVNFEKGAFPGLNLIGNKLINRLFSMAYRQHLTDILTGYRAFTRDVYKSFDLKEMGFEVESEMTIQSIKLDHMVEVVPISYLCRKSDAATKLNPLKDGFRIGKTIYRLARFHNPMFYFGLIGTMFILSGLVTGTYVVDQWFKGITRIPMTVLTALLIMSGFQMFVLGMLSDLMVSMHMETMRFLRKQNKSGKQ from the coding sequence TTGTCAGAAAAAGACGTCTGCATACTTATTCCCACACTTAACGAAGGAGCTACGATAGCTCAACTGATAAGGGATTTTAGGTCTGAAGGGTTCAATAATATAGTGGTCATTGACGGAAATAGTACCGATAAGACCAAGGAACTTGCAAAGGCCGAAGGAGCCCAGGTAATAGTGCAAAAGGGAGAAGGCAAAGGACAGGCTGTCCAGGAAGCCTTTGAAAGAGTAGATAATGAGTATCTGGTAATGCTTGATGGAGATGGTACTTACCTAGCCTCAGATGTTCATGTAATGCTAGCTCCTTTATTTGAAGGCAGAGCAGAGCATGTGATAGGAAACAGGCTGGTAAACTTCGAAAAAGGAGCTTTTCCAGGTCTTAACCTGATAGGTAATAAACTCATCAATCGCCTGTTCAGTATGGCATACAGACAACATCTCACAGATATATTGACAGGATATAGAGCTTTCACTAGAGATGTTTATAAATCTTTTGATTTGAAGGAAATGGGATTTGAAGTAGAGTCAGAAATGACAATACAGAGCATTAAACTCGATCATATGGTAGAGGTAGTGCCAATATCTTATCTTTGCCGTAAGTCCGATGCAGCAACCAAGCTCAATCCTCTTAAAGATGGTTTTAGAATAGGAAAAACTATCTACCGTTTAGCCAGGTTCCACAATCCTATGTTCTATTTTGGATTGATTGGTACCATGTTTATTCTTTCCGGACTTGTAACAGGCACTTATGTGGTAGATCAATGGTTCAAGGGTATCACACGCATACCTATGACAGTGCTTACTGCTTTGCTTATCATGTCCGGTTTTCAGATGTTCGTTCTGGGAATGCTAAGTGACCTTATGGTTTCGATGCATATGGAAACCATGCGTTTTCTGAGGAAACAGAATAAGTCTGGAAAACAATGA
- a CDS encoding methyltransferase domain-containing protein, translating into MGIDSSSEMVMFAQSKFPEKDYPNLTFELMDAKQLHFNEKFDIIFSNAALHWIVDQRSVLKGIKKSLKPSGKVLLQMGGNGNAASIFGVIDKLLKDEKWSMYFEDFSFPYGFYSPQEYKVWLDEAGLEAKRIELIPKDMKLKGREGLSGFIRSTWLPYTLRIPEDLRSEFIDSCVDEYLEVHPADKEGVVHIGMVRLEVEAENCKM; encoded by the coding sequence GTGGGTATTGACAGTTCCAGCGAGATGGTAATGTTTGCCCAGAGTAAATTCCCTGAAAAGGACTATCCAAATCTCACTTTTGAACTTATGGATGCAAAGCAATTGCATTTCAACGAGAAATTTGATATAATCTTTTCAAACGCTGCTCTCCATTGGATAGTTGATCAGCGCTCAGTTCTCAAAGGCATCAAAAAGAGTTTGAAACCATCAGGCAAGGTACTACTTCAAATGGGTGGCAATGGAAATGCTGCAAGTATATTCGGGGTAATTGACAAGCTATTAAAAGATGAAAAATGGAGTATGTATTTTGAAGATTTTTCTTTTCCATACGGTTTTTACAGCCCTCAAGAGTACAAGGTATGGCTGGATGAAGCAGGCCTTGAAGCAAAGAGGATAGAACTTATACCCAAGGATATGAAACTTAAAGGCAGAGAAGGCTTATCTGGCTTTATTCGCAGTACTTGGCTTCCCTATACGTTGAGAATACCTGAAGATCTGCGCAGTGAGTTCATTGATTCTTGTGTGGATGAGTATCTTGAAGTACATCCTGCCGATAAAGAAGGTGTGGTTCATATAGGAATGGTCAGGCTGGAAGTAGAAGCTGAAAATTGCAAGATGTGA
- the argS gene encoding arginine--tRNA ligase, which yields MYLNFRRQVETLLNETISQFGIEAADLDLEPSKHADMASKVAFRIASREKKNPKELAETIVKNANVKKFPLIGEMRAMGPYINISTSRNYIEETFSKIRSEGISFGGGFCEGKILLEHTSANPNGPLHVGHIRNSVIGDTLVRILRKAGYNVETQYYVNDMGRQIAIVSWALSHFDFDTSKKSDHSIADVYIKANVKLGEEPEKVAEIDKLMQLVEKGDDATIKSFNEAVSLALDGIKETLLRMNIYHDSFPYESTFVRSGDVTRIIEEIKATGHTKVDDGALMLDLEDYGFEKKLVVQRSDGTSLYSTRDLAYHEWKGERADRMIDILGADHKLISGQLKATLNLLGKPEPEVVIFEFVSLPEGSMSTRRGKFISADELLDQVEEQAFVEVDMRRPEMPVDFKQKVSRMVGIGAVRYDVIRVSPEKSTVFNWKEALDFEKQGAPFIQYSHARACSILKKAQEEEVWNESFDMDPSLLVENTEVELIKKMAAFDSIIEQCARELKPHTLAIYARELAESFNQFYRFVPVINIDDEKLRATRLGLVDCARITLAISLETLGIDAPESM from the coding sequence ATGTATCTGAATTTCAGAAGGCAAGTTGAAACATTATTAAATGAAACTATTTCCCAGTTTGGAATCGAAGCTGCAGATCTTGACCTTGAGCCATCCAAGCATGCAGATATGGCCTCAAAAGTTGCTTTTAGGATCGCATCAAGGGAAAAGAAGAATCCAAAGGAATTGGCGGAAACCATAGTTAAAAACGCTAATGTCAAAAAGTTTCCCTTGATCGGTGAAATGAGGGCTATGGGTCCTTATATCAATATAAGCACTTCCAGAAACTACATTGAAGAAACATTTTCAAAAATAAGGTCTGAAGGTATATCGTTCGGAGGAGGTTTCTGTGAAGGTAAGATCCTCCTTGAACATACTTCTGCAAATCCTAATGGTCCCTTACATGTGGGTCATATCAGGAACTCGGTCATTGGTGACACTTTAGTCCGCATTCTCAGAAAAGCTGGTTATAATGTTGAGACCCAGTACTATGTGAACGATATGGGACGTCAGATAGCTATTGTTTCCTGGGCGCTTTCACATTTTGATTTTGACACATCAAAAAAATCAGATCATTCTATAGCAGATGTTTATATTAAGGCTAACGTCAAGCTTGGGGAAGAACCTGAAAAAGTAGCAGAGATCGATAAGCTTATGCAGCTTGTGGAAAAAGGGGATGATGCTACAATAAAGAGCTTCAATGAAGCTGTTTCCCTTGCACTTGATGGTATAAAAGAAACTCTTTTGCGCATGAACATATACCATGACAGTTTCCCTTACGAATCAACTTTTGTAAGGTCCGGTGATGTTACAAGGATAATTGAGGAGATCAAAGCCACCGGTCATACAAAGGTCGATGATGGTGCCCTTATGTTGGATCTGGAGGATTACGGTTTTGAGAAGAAACTGGTGGTGCAGAGATCAGATGGTACTTCTCTATATAGTACAAGGGATTTGGCATACCATGAGTGGAAAGGTGAACGAGCCGACCGTATGATAGATATTCTAGGGGCTGACCACAAACTTATTTCAGGTCAGTTAAAGGCAACTCTCAATCTTCTGGGAAAACCTGAACCAGAAGTGGTCATATTTGAGTTCGTTTCTTTGCCGGAAGGTTCCATGAGTACTAGGAGAGGCAAGTTCATTTCCGCAGATGAGTTGTTGGATCAGGTGGAAGAACAGGCTTTTGTGGAAGTTGACATGCGTAGGCCAGAGATGCCCGTGGATTTCAAACAAAAAGTATCCAGGATGGTAGGCATTGGTGCTGTGAGATATGATGTTATTAGAGTATCACCGGAGAAATCTACGGTTTTCAACTGGAAAGAAGCCCTTGATTTCGAAAAACAAGGTGCACCGTTCATCCAGTACTCACATGCCAGAGCATGCAGTATACTAAAGAAGGCTCAGGAAGAAGAAGTATGGAACGAGTCTTTTGATATGGATCCTTCACTGCTTGTAGAGAATACGGAAGTAGAATTAATAAAAAAGATGGCTGCTTTTGATAGTATCATAGAGCAGTGTGCAAGAGAGCTAAAACCACATACTTTGGCCATTTACGCCAGAGAGCTTGCAGAATCCTTCAATCAGTTCTACCGTTTCGTTCCAGTGATAAATATCGATGACGAAAAACTGAGAGCTACAAGACTTGGGCTCGTGGACTGTGCACGCATTACATTAGCCATTTCATTAGAGACCCTTGGCATAGATGCTCCAGAGTCTATGTGA
- a CDS encoding DUF1294 domain-containing protein, translating into MQSGYFLTNYLLVYVLVVNIISFSLMGLDKKKATRKKYRIPEKQLFLWVIMGGSLGGVLGMKIFRHKTKHPQFKYGFPLILLIHLVLISMFWTGILSGL; encoded by the coding sequence ATGCAATCAGGATATTTTCTAACTAATTATTTGTTGGTATATGTTCTAGTTGTTAATATTATATCATTCAGCCTTATGGGCCTGGATAAAAAGAAGGCCACTCGTAAAAAATACAGAATACCTGAAAAACAGCTATTCTTATGGGTCATTATGGGAGGAAGCTTAGGTGGTGTTTTGGGGATGAAAATATTCAGACATAAAACAAAGCATCCACAATTTAAATATGGTTTTCCCCTTATCCTTCTGATCCATTTAGTGTTGATAAGTATGTTTTGGACAGGGATTTTATCTGGCCTTTAA
- the prf1 gene encoding peptide chain release factor aRF-1, which translates to MTEQSAHKKYEFKKKLEELRVKKGRGTELISLYIPPDKQIFDITSQLKGEHGQAANIKSKITKDNVQGAIESLLARLRYVEVPENGIVFFTGAVDIGANKTNMETTTVEPPQPIVTYRYHCDSSFYLEPLEEMLKDSKTYGLLVLDRREAAVGLLVGKHIEAHRTLTSTVPGKQRKGGQSAHRFQQLRLIAIHEFYKRIGDAASDVFMAVDPKNFEGILIGGPSPTKEEFESGEFLHHELKKKILDLFDVAYTDESGLPELVNAASEKLSDIDLIAEKKLIQRFFTELVSDSGKAAYGEESVRANLLIGAVEVLLISEDLRAERLTIRCPNGDHEAKLTKAFKPGEDYFSPGPCPVCGYSMEVIEKVDIVDELSEMADQMNTQVEFISTDFDEGSQLMNAFGGLVAILRFSTGV; encoded by the coding sequence ATGACAGAACAATCTGCTCATAAGAAGTATGAATTCAAAAAGAAACTGGAGGAACTCAGGGTCAAGAAAGGTCGTGGGACAGAACTCATTTCTTTATATATTCCTCCTGACAAACAAATATTTGATATCACTTCCCAGCTCAAAGGAGAACATGGGCAAGCGGCAAACATTAAGTCCAAGATCACAAAGGATAATGTGCAGGGTGCTATAGAATCCCTGCTTGCAAGGCTTAGATACGTGGAAGTTCCTGAAAATGGTATAGTTTTCTTCACCGGTGCTGTTGACATCGGTGCTAACAAGACAAATATGGAAACCACTACTGTTGAACCCCCTCAGCCAATAGTGACATACAGGTATCACTGCGATTCCAGTTTTTACCTTGAGCCTCTTGAAGAAATGCTTAAAGATTCAAAGACCTATGGATTGCTGGTTCTAGACAGACGTGAGGCAGCTGTGGGCTTGCTCGTGGGCAAACATATCGAGGCTCATAGGACATTAACTTCTACAGTACCTGGAAAACAGCGAAAAGGTGGTCAAAGTGCTCATAGATTCCAGCAATTGAGGCTCATTGCTATCCACGAGTTCTACAAACGTATAGGAGATGCTGCAAGTGATGTATTCATGGCAGTGGATCCTAAAAATTTTGAAGGTATTCTCATAGGTGGTCCCTCTCCTACCAAGGAAGAGTTCGAATCAGGGGAGTTCCTGCACCATGAGTTGAAGAAGAAGATACTTGATCTTTTTGACGTTGCCTACACTGATGAATCCGGCCTTCCAGAACTCGTTAACGCAGCAAGTGAGAAGCTTTCAGATATCGATCTTATCGCAGAAAAAAAGCTTATCCAGCGTTTCTTTACAGAACTGGTTTCCGATTCAGGCAAAGCAGCCTATGGAGAAGAATCTGTCAGGGCGAATCTCCTTATAGGTGCAGTGGAAGTTCTTCTGATATCTGAGGACCTCAGAGCAGAAAGACTGACCATCCGATGCCCAAATGGGGACCACGAGGCAAAGTTAACAAAAGCCTTCAAGCCCGGAGAGGATTATTTCTCCCCTGGTCCTTGTCCAGTTTGTGGTTATTCCATGGAAGTTATAGAAAAAGTGGATATTGTAGACGAACTTTCTGAAATGGCTGACCAGATGAACACCCAGGTGGAATTCATTTCAACTGATTTTGATGAAGGTTCACAACTTATGAACGCTTTTGGCGGTCTGGTTGCTATATTAAGGTTCAGCACGGGTGTATAA
- the msrB gene encoding peptide-methionine (R)-S-oxide reductase MsrB produces MSSYVKTQEQDWKKILTPQQYYVLREKGTEPAFSGKYYQNKKKGIYLCVACGQELFDSKTKFDSGTGWPSFWAPISEDKVVKKPDNSYAMQRTEVLCSRCGSHLGHVFNDGPAPTGDRFCMNSISLEFEEGV; encoded by the coding sequence ATGTCATCATATGTAAAAACACAGGAGCAGGACTGGAAAAAGATCCTAACTCCTCAACAGTATTATGTGCTGCGGGAAAAGGGAACTGAACCTGCTTTTAGTGGAAAATATTACCAAAATAAAAAGAAAGGTATCTATCTGTGTGTTGCTTGTGGACAGGAACTATTCGATTCAAAGACAAAGTTCGACTCTGGCACTGGCTGGCCAAGTTTCTGGGCTCCGATATCTGAAGACAAGGTGGTCAAAAAGCCTGATAATAGTTATGCAATGCAGAGGACAGAAGTTCTTTGCAGCAGGTGTGGTAGCCATCTTGGGCATGTTTTCAATGATGGCCCTGCACCAACAGGCGACAGATTTTGTATGAATTCGATCTCATTGGAATTTGAGGAAGGAGTATGA